One stretch of Actinacidiphila sp. DG2A-62 DNA includes these proteins:
- a CDS encoding LLM class flavin-dependent oxidoreductase, with the protein MTLHPHWYLPTSGDGRDVVGWVHSRIATAAPRPTDRAPTVDYLADVARAAERLGFESVLTPVGTWCEDPWVTTAALVRETRRLRFIVALRPDGVAPTLAAQMAATFQRISGGRLMLNVVTGSDEEEQRRYGDWLDHDARYTRTDEWLAVLRGAWSGEPFDFDGAHYRVRGATVADVPVPVPPVLLGGASPAALGVAAARADLHLSWGEPPDALAPRLALVRELAAAAGRHVAFGVRLHVITRDTADEAWQQADRLLRAMDPQAVALAQGRAARTSSEGQRRMTALHGGRTDRLEVAPNLWAGFGLLRRHAGTALVGSHAEVADRLAEYHALGVEHVLLSGQPHLEEAHWFGEGVLPILRDRGLLAQPPAAGGAAAPEPAAPTAAPEPVAPAPAAAPVSALAAPLPSAQL; encoded by the coding sequence ATGACGCTGCACCCGCACTGGTACCTGCCCACCTCCGGCGACGGCCGGGACGTCGTGGGGTGGGTGCACTCGCGGATCGCGACGGCCGCCCCCCGGCCGACCGACCGCGCGCCGACCGTCGACTATCTCGCCGACGTGGCGCGGGCCGCCGAGCGGCTCGGCTTCGAGTCGGTGCTGACGCCGGTGGGCACCTGGTGCGAGGACCCGTGGGTGACCACCGCGGCGCTGGTGCGCGAGACGCGGCGGCTGCGGTTCATCGTCGCGCTGCGGCCGGACGGCGTCGCGCCGACGCTGGCCGCGCAGATGGCGGCGACGTTCCAGCGGATCTCCGGGGGCCGCCTGATGCTGAACGTGGTGACCGGCTCCGACGAGGAGGAGCAGCGCCGCTACGGGGACTGGCTGGACCACGACGCCCGCTACACCCGCACCGACGAGTGGCTGGCGGTGCTGCGCGGCGCGTGGTCGGGCGAGCCCTTCGACTTCGACGGCGCGCACTACCGGGTGCGCGGCGCCACCGTCGCCGACGTGCCCGTGCCGGTCCCGCCGGTGCTCCTCGGCGGCGCCTCGCCCGCCGCCCTGGGCGTCGCCGCCGCCCGCGCCGACCTGCACCTGAGCTGGGGCGAGCCGCCCGACGCGCTCGCCCCCCGGCTCGCGCTGGTGCGCGAACTGGCCGCCGCCGCGGGCCGGCACGTCGCCTTCGGCGTACGGCTGCACGTCATCACCCGGGACACCGCCGACGAGGCGTGGCAGCAGGCCGACCGGCTGCTGCGGGCGATGGACCCGCAGGCCGTCGCGCTGGCACAGGGCCGCGCCGCGCGCACCTCCTCCGAGGGCCAGCGCCGGATGACCGCGCTGCACGGCGGGCGCACCGACCGCCTGGAGGTCGCGCCGAACCTGTGGGCCGGCTTCGGCCTGCTGCGCCGCCACGCCGGCACCGCCCTGGTCGGCAGCCACGCCGAGGTCGCCGACCGGCTGGCCGAGTACCACGCCCTCGGCGTCGAGCACGTGCTGCTGTCCGGCCAGCCGCACCTGGAGGAGGCCCACTGGTTCGGCGAGGGAGTCCTGCCGATCCTGCGCGATCGCGGCCTGCTCGCACAGCCGCCGGCCGCCGGGGGAGCCGCCGCCCCGGAACCCGCCGCGCCGACCGCGGCCCCGGAACCCGTAGCCCCCGCACCCGCCGCCGCCCCGGTCTCCGCGCTCGCGGCCCCGCTCCCGTCCGCCCAGCTGTGA
- a CDS encoding MerR family transcriptional regulator — MPVFTIQDVSRRSGLSEPTLRYYEEVGLIGPIGRDERSGHRRYRERDLDTLQALACLRAVGVGIEDMRTYQANRSRGRAAAAEQRDLLLRHAERIEAEIVAQRARLAYLREKAALWDARERGDAAAEEKARERSAEAAGRLELFS, encoded by the coding sequence ATGCCGGTTTTCACCATTCAGGACGTGTCACGGCGCAGCGGGCTCAGCGAGCCGACGCTGCGCTACTACGAGGAGGTCGGGCTGATCGGCCCGATCGGCCGGGACGAGCGCAGCGGCCACCGCCGCTACCGCGAACGCGACCTCGACACCCTCCAGGCGCTGGCCTGCCTGCGCGCGGTGGGCGTCGGCATCGAGGACATGCGCACCTACCAGGCCAACCGGTCGCGCGGCCGGGCCGCCGCGGCCGAGCAGCGCGACCTGCTGCTGCGGCACGCCGAGCGCATCGAGGCCGAGATCGTCGCCCAGCGCGCCCGGCTCGCCTACCTGCGCGAGAAGGCCGCGCTGTGGGACGCCCGCGAACGCGGCGACGCGGCGGCGGAGGAGAAGGCCAGGGAGCGCTCCGCGGAGGCGGCGGGCCGGCTGGAGCTGTTCTCCTGA
- a CDS encoding acyl-CoA dehydrogenase family protein: MTRDLLGPAPPALDRLPEVAAALAARADEHDRAATFPYEGVAAVHDAGLLTATVGTRFGGPGGGLADTVRILQALGGGDPAVALVTAMTLFTHAAQARAGHWPADAYRLLLEESATRPVLVNALRVEPELGTPVRGGLPATTAVRRAGHWELTGRKIFSTGAEALGRMLVWARTEEDPVRVGSFLVRGGSPGVTVLPTWDHLGLRASRSDDVLFDAVRVPEDDVVGLAEPGADGGRDAVVGAWNALGLTALYLGVARAAQSWLTGFLHERTPTALGAPLATLPRFQSAVGEIEVALNGAERLVTALAEAADAGDPGAAEQAPGAKVLGTRAAIAAVEQAVALVGNNGLTYANPLQRHHRDVLCARVHTPQDDTVLFTAGRAALARRPLTEGN; the protein is encoded by the coding sequence ATGACCCGGGACCTGCTCGGCCCGGCCCCGCCCGCGCTGGACCGGCTGCCGGAGGTCGCCGCGGCGCTGGCCGCCCGCGCGGACGAGCACGATCGCGCGGCGACCTTCCCGTACGAGGGCGTGGCGGCCGTGCACGACGCGGGGCTGCTCACCGCGACCGTGGGCACGCGGTTCGGGGGGCCCGGCGGCGGCCTCGCCGACACCGTGCGCATCCTGCAGGCCCTCGGCGGCGGCGATCCGGCCGTCGCCCTGGTCACCGCGATGACGCTGTTCACGCACGCCGCGCAGGCCCGCGCCGGACACTGGCCCGCCGACGCCTACCGGCTGCTGCTGGAGGAGTCCGCGACCCGCCCGGTGCTCGTCAACGCCCTGCGGGTGGAACCGGAGCTGGGCACCCCCGTGCGCGGCGGGCTGCCCGCGACCACGGCGGTGCGGCGCGCCGGCCACTGGGAGCTGACCGGCCGCAAGATCTTCTCGACCGGCGCCGAGGCGCTCGGCCGGATGCTGGTGTGGGCCCGCACCGAGGAGGACCCGGTACGGGTCGGCTCGTTCCTGGTCCGCGGCGGCAGCCCCGGCGTGACGGTGCTGCCCACCTGGGACCACCTGGGCCTGCGGGCCAGCCGCAGCGACGACGTGCTGTTCGACGCGGTCCGCGTCCCCGAGGACGACGTGGTGGGCCTGGCGGAACCGGGGGCCGACGGCGGCCGGGACGCGGTCGTCGGCGCCTGGAACGCGCTCGGCCTGACCGCCCTCTACCTCGGTGTCGCCCGCGCCGCGCAGAGCTGGCTGACCGGCTTCCTGCACGAGCGCACCCCCACCGCGCTGGGCGCCCCGCTGGCCACCCTGCCGCGCTTCCAGAGCGCGGTCGGCGAGATCGAGGTCGCGCTGAACGGGGCCGAGCGGCTGGTCACGGCGCTCGCCGAGGCCGCGGACGCCGGCGACCCCGGCGCCGCGGAGCAGGCCCCGGGCGCCAAGGTGCTCGGCACCCGCGCCGCCATCGCCGCCGTCGAACAGGCCGTCGCCCTGGTCGGCAACAACGGACTCACCTACGCCAACCCGCTCCAGCGCCACCACCGCGACGTGCTGTGCGCCCGGGTGCACACCCCGCAGGACGACACCGTCCTGTTCACCGCCGGACGGGCCGCGCTGGCCCGCCGACCGCTCACGGAAGGCAACTGA
- a CDS encoding SH3 domain-containing protein, producing the protein MQRLVTSKLMTTVALTAGAAALSVLGSSPAGATDVNPGAASAQTSTQAVQQSGGQSDAEAAASVNGKVVSRIPLTIRAKATTDSAALGSYAPGTIVHIKCKVNGQTVDGNPRWYKLSDRTGWLAARYVQNLATVPWC; encoded by the coding sequence ATGCAGCGGCTCGTTACGTCGAAGTTGATGACCACCGTCGCCCTCACCGCCGGGGCCGCCGCCCTGAGCGTGCTGGGTTCCTCGCCCGCCGGCGCCACCGACGTGAACCCGGGCGCCGCGTCCGCGCAGACGAGCACCCAGGCCGTCCAGCAGTCCGGCGGCCAGTCGGACGCCGAGGCCGCGGCGTCCGTCAACGGCAAGGTCGTCTCCCGCATCCCGCTGACCATCCGCGCCAAGGCCACCACGGACTCGGCCGCGCTGGGCAGCTACGCCCCCGGCACCATCGTGCACATCAAGTGCAAGGTGAACGGCCAGACCGTGGACGGCAACCCCCGCTGGTACAAGCTGTCCGACCGGACCGGCTGGCTGGCCGCCCGCTACGTCCAGAACCTGGCCACCGTGCCCTGGTGCTGA
- a CDS encoding thiolase family protein, which yields MEPVYVIGTSMTRFGPFPGTGLRALTAEAVSGALRDASVTAPAIGAVFFANATQGVVEGQVSTPGQFALQGTGLAGTPVVNVENACASAATAFWLACHHVRSGAADVALAVGAEKMVYPDDERRSRVLESFGGALDVERGPEALAGVLALGAAVSGESGGGRRTVMMDLYAGLCRAHMARFGTTREQLALIASKNHGHAALNDKCHFDRPMSVREVLAGRPLAYPLTVPMCSPLSDGASAAVLCNRDGLARMPAAVRSRAVLVRACELRSAVERDWDDVDRHVVRRAARAAYERAGVTPEQVSVAEVHDAASFGELFASELLGLAPIGGGGKLAESGDTRLGGAVPVNPSGGLESRGHPIGATGLAQIHELVTQLRGEAGARQVAGAAIGVQENGGAFLGVEEAAAVVTVLSAHG from the coding sequence ATGGAACCGGTGTATGTGATCGGCACGTCGATGACCCGCTTCGGGCCGTTCCCCGGCACGGGCCTGAGAGCGCTGACCGCCGAGGCGGTCTCCGGCGCGCTGCGGGACGCCTCCGTGACCGCCCCCGCGATCGGCGCGGTGTTCTTCGCCAACGCCACCCAGGGCGTCGTCGAGGGCCAGGTGTCGACACCCGGGCAGTTCGCGCTCCAGGGCACGGGGCTCGCCGGGACGCCGGTGGTCAACGTGGAGAACGCGTGCGCGTCCGCCGCCACTGCCTTCTGGCTCGCCTGCCACCACGTGCGGTCCGGCGCCGCGGACGTGGCGCTCGCGGTCGGCGCGGAGAAGATGGTCTACCCCGACGACGAGCGCAGGTCCCGCGTGCTGGAGTCCTTCGGCGGCGCGCTGGACGTGGAGCGCGGCCCGGAGGCGCTGGCCGGCGTCCTCGCGCTGGGCGCGGCCGTGTCCGGCGAGTCCGGCGGCGGGCGCAGGACGGTCATGATGGACCTCTACGCGGGCCTGTGCCGCGCCCACATGGCCCGCTTCGGCACCACGCGGGAACAGCTCGCCCTCATCGCCTCCAAGAACCACGGGCACGCCGCGCTCAACGACAAGTGCCACTTCGACCGGCCCATGTCGGTCCGGGAAGTGCTCGCGGGCCGCCCGCTGGCCTACCCCCTGACGGTCCCGATGTGCTCGCCGCTCAGCGACGGCGCGTCCGCGGCGGTGCTCTGCAACCGGGACGGACTCGCCCGCATGCCGGCCGCGGTCCGCTCGCGCGCCGTGCTGGTACGCGCCTGCGAGCTGCGCTCGGCCGTCGAACGCGACTGGGACGACGTCGACCGGCACGTGGTGCGGCGCGCCGCGCGGGCCGCCTACGAGCGGGCGGGTGTGACGCCGGAGCAGGTGAGCGTGGCGGAGGTGCACGACGCGGCGTCCTTCGGCGAGCTGTTCGCCAGCGAACTGCTCGGTCTCGCACCGATCGGGGGCGGCGGCAAGCTCGCCGAGTCCGGCGACACCAGGCTCGGCGGCGCGGTCCCGGTCAACCCCTCGGGCGGGCTGGAGTCGCGCGGCCATCCGATCGGCGCGACCGGCCTCGCCCAGATCCACGAGCTGGTCACGCAGCTGCGCGGCGAGGCCGGCGCCCGCCAGGTCGCGGGAGCCGCGATCGGCGTGCAGGAGAACGGCGGCGCCTTCCTCGGCGTCGAGGAGGCGGCGGCCGTCGTCACGGTCCTGTCCGCGCACGGCTAG
- a CDS encoding alpha/beta hydrolase, with product MNAPVRTRAAAAVWRPAEGLSVRGTVVLLPGRGEHPGVYERFGRRLAVDAYEVRVLDVPADQDVEDTAAQVADAVGDAPAPVVLAGSDTGALHALSVAARPGTGVAALLLAATPAQVLPAPAAGVPVAGGAAGPDAADATGTLDAGPEASPDAGPYAGPYAGRYAGRGVSRDVSPAVAAGAGSAGGPHVSPEASPYAGRDVGLAVTGGAGSVGAPSVSPDAGPCAGRGVSRDVSPDAGSGMGPGLGDWQDELAARTACPVHRGRLDADARFVRGGLARPVPAALVRAAAGATPPDLPTLVVHGGADPVAPPAAARRLASGLPRARLATVAAGRHDVLNDLAHRSVAATVVLWLESLRAGPHLPPAVTVEDAPSPP from the coding sequence GTGAACGCTCCGGTACGGACCCGCGCCGCCGCGGCCGTCTGGCGCCCGGCCGAGGGCCTGTCGGTGCGCGGCACCGTGGTCCTGCTGCCCGGCCGCGGCGAACACCCGGGCGTCTACGAGCGGTTCGGCCGCAGGCTCGCCGTCGACGCCTACGAGGTCCGGGTCCTCGACGTCCCCGCGGACCAGGACGTCGAGGACACCGCCGCGCAGGTGGCGGACGCGGTCGGGGACGCGCCCGCGCCGGTCGTGCTGGCCGGCTCCGACACCGGCGCCCTCCACGCTCTCTCCGTCGCCGCCCGTCCCGGCACCGGAGTGGCCGCGCTTCTCCTCGCCGCCACGCCGGCACAGGTCCTGCCCGCGCCGGCCGCCGGTGTGCCCGTCGCAGGCGGCGCCGCCGGCCCGGACGCCGCCGATGCGACGGGGACCCTCGACGCGGGTCCCGAGGCGAGCCCCGACGCGGGCCCGTACGCGGGCCCGTACGCGGGCCGGTACGCGGGCCGCGGCGTGAGCCGGGACGTGAGTCCTGCCGTGGCCGCGGGCGCGGGTTCCGCAGGAGGCCCCCACGTGAGCCCCGAGGCAAGCCCGTACGCGGGCCGGGACGTCGGCCTTGCGGTGACCGGGGGCGCGGGCTCTGTGGGAGCTCCCAGCGTGAGCCCCGACGCGGGCCCGTGCGCGGGCCGCGGCGTGAGCCGGGACGTGAGCCCCGACGCGGGCTCGGGCATGGGCCCCGGCCTCGGGGACTGGCAGGACGAGCTGGCCGCGCGGACCGCGTGCCCGGTCCACCGCGGGCGGCTCGACGCCGACGCGCGGTTCGTCCGCGGCGGACTCGCCCGGCCGGTCCCGGCCGCGCTCGTGCGCGCCGCGGCCGGGGCGACGCCGCCGGACCTGCCGACGCTCGTCGTCCACGGCGGCGCCGACCCCGTCGCGCCGCCGGCCGCGGCCCGGCGGCTGGCCTCCGGGCTGCCCCGCGCCCGGCTGGCCACCGTCGCCGCCGGCCGCCACGACGTCCTCAACGACCTGGCCCACCGCTCGGTCGCGGCGACCGTCGTCCTGTGGCTCGAAAGCCTGCGCGCCGGCCCCCACCTCCCCCCGGCCGTCACCGTCGAGGACGCCCCCTCGCCGCCGTGA
- a CDS encoding flavin reductase family protein, with amino-acid sequence MTVTTTAPAELLKQTLRRHAAGVTVLTVPGPAGFTATSFTSVSLEPALVSFYLSATASAAAAVRVAPVFAAHVLGEHQQALAERFARSGVDRFAGTAWTPGADGVPLLDGVPAWLTARPVLRQEVGDHLLVVGEVVDAGGADPRPPLLHHGGAFGTFRTLT; translated from the coding sequence ATGACCGTCACCACCACCGCCCCCGCCGAGTTGCTCAAGCAGACCCTGCGCCGCCACGCCGCGGGCGTCACCGTGCTGACCGTTCCCGGACCGGCCGGCTTCACCGCGACCTCCTTCACCTCCGTCTCCCTCGAACCGGCGCTGGTCTCCTTCTACCTCTCCGCCACCGCCTCGGCCGCCGCGGCGGTCCGCGTCGCGCCGGTGTTCGCCGCGCACGTGCTCGGCGAGCACCAGCAGGCGCTGGCCGAGCGCTTCGCCCGCAGCGGCGTCGACCGGTTCGCCGGCACGGCGTGGACGCCCGGCGCGGACGGCGTGCCGCTGCTCGACGGCGTGCCGGCCTGGCTGACCGCCCGCCCGGTGCTGAGACAGGAGGTCGGCGACCACCTCCTCGTGGTCGGCGAGGTCGTCGACGCCGGCGGCGCGGACCCGCGTCCGCCGCTGCTCCACCACGGCGGCGCCTTCGGCACGTTCCGCACCCTGACCTGA
- a CDS encoding LLM class flavin-dependent oxidoreductase has product MIGTRDGSETRPPAGPVVDADYTRRFARAHEDAGFDRILIGYSSGSPDGTQVAAHVAAHTERLGLLVAHRPGFVAPTLAARTFATLDQFAGGRVAVHIITGGHDAEQRRDGDYLPKDERYARTDEYLTVLKRAWTADEPFGFAGDHYRFEDFHADVRPAQQPRIPLYFGGSSPAAYRVGGKHADVFALWGEPLAETAEQIASVREAARAAGRTVPPRISVSFRPILGATEEAAWDRAHRILDTINRRGAAGSLLGTRRAVLPVGPGAEPQNTGSQRLLAAAGKADRHDRALWTAPAAATGAPGNSTALVGTPETVARALLDYVDIGVTTLLIRGYDPLDDVVDYGRELLPLVRAEVARRAAAQRPRDTVAAGGAR; this is encoded by the coding sequence ATGATCGGCACGCGCGACGGCTCGGAGACCCGCCCGCCGGCCGGACCCGTCGTCGACGCCGACTACACCCGCCGCTTCGCCCGCGCGCACGAGGACGCCGGCTTCGACCGCATCCTCATCGGCTACAGCTCCGGCAGCCCCGACGGCACGCAGGTCGCCGCACACGTCGCCGCCCACACCGAACGGCTCGGCCTGCTGGTCGCGCACCGGCCCGGCTTCGTGGCCCCCACGCTGGCCGCGCGCACCTTCGCCACCCTCGACCAGTTCGCCGGCGGCCGGGTCGCCGTCCACATCATCACCGGCGGCCACGACGCCGAGCAGCGCCGCGACGGCGACTACCTGCCCAAGGACGAGCGCTACGCCCGCACCGACGAGTACCTCACCGTCCTCAAGCGCGCCTGGACCGCGGACGAGCCGTTCGGGTTCGCCGGCGACCACTACCGCTTCGAGGACTTCCACGCCGACGTCCGCCCCGCCCAGCAGCCCCGCATCCCGCTGTACTTCGGCGGCTCCTCGCCCGCGGCCTACCGGGTCGGCGGCAAGCACGCCGACGTGTTCGCGCTGTGGGGCGAGCCGCTGGCCGAGACCGCCGAGCAGATCGCGTCGGTGCGGGAAGCCGCGCGGGCGGCCGGCCGCACCGTCCCGCCGCGCATCAGCGTCTCCTTCCGGCCCATCCTCGGCGCGACCGAGGAGGCAGCGTGGGACCGCGCCCACCGCATCCTCGACACCATCAACCGGCGCGGCGCCGCGGGCTCGCTGCTCGGCACGCGCCGCGCGGTCCTGCCGGTCGGCCCCGGCGCCGAGCCGCAGAACACCGGGTCCCAGCGGCTGCTGGCCGCGGCCGGCAAGGCCGACCGGCACGACCGGGCGCTGTGGACCGCGCCCGCCGCCGCGACCGGCGCCCCCGGCAACTCCACCGCCCTGGTCGGCACCCCCGAGACGGTCGCGCGGGCCCTGCTGGACTACGTCGACATCGGCGTCACCACGCTGCTCATCCGCGGCTACGACCCGCTGGACGACGTGGTCGACTACGGCCGCGAGCTGCTGCCGCTGGTCCGCGCCGAAGTCGCCCGGCGCGCCGCCGCCCAGCGGCCCCGCGACACCGTCGCCGCCGGCGGCGCCCGGTGA